A stretch of DNA from Acinetobacter sp. C26M:
CCCAAGCAGTAAAGTTGTGAATACTCAAAAAGATAAGACGTCTAACTCATTTGCATGGCAAGCAGGTGCATTGGATGAACTCAATGCTGAATTGCAAATCCGAGAGGATTTAAAAAACAATTCACTAAAAACCAAATATCTCATTGCAGATGCGAAAGCATTGGATGAACGTCGTTTTGTGAAACAAGGAAACGAAAGTGTCAAAACCCCTTATGGCACATTCAATACGATCAAAGTCGTGATGCAACACGATAAAGCTGAGCGTAATACCGTGTTCTGGTTAGCTCCAAAATTGGATTACTTACCAGTGAAAATGGCACATAATGATGGAAAATCATCATATGGTCTGTTATTAACGGGTTATTCAGGTAAAACAAACTGAGCATCTGGTCAATTTTGGCTTGCATTTTTTTAGATGCTTTTTAAAATATGCCTTTGCTTGAACAAGCATCCGTTTAGAGGATTCTCCCGTGTACGCTTTAGAACAGAAAATCTTAAATGAAGGTATC
This window harbors:
- a CDS encoding DUF3108 domain-containing protein, giving the protein MTKQLLKVLGITSATLLSVSLSSHALAMAPFQASYQFSYNNKNLGSATRTLSQQGNNWTYQFSAKAGAIASASETSQFEFVNSKINSQKFSRSSKILIHNNTMSIDFNPSSKVVNTQKDKTSNSFAWQAGALDELNAELQIREDLKNNSLKTKYLIADAKALDERRFVKQGNESVKTPYGTFNTIKVVMQHDKAERNTVFWLAPKLDYLPVKMAHNDGKSSYGLLLTGYSGKTN